Proteins from a single region of Bos javanicus breed banteng chromosome 7, ARS-OSU_banteng_1.0, whole genome shotgun sequence:
- the LOC133250504 gene encoding olfactory receptor 7A17-like: MEPQNISEVSEFLLMEFSEAPELQPLVFGLFLSMYLITMFGNLLIILATISDSHLHTPMYFFLSNLSFVDISFTSTTVPKMLWNIQTQNKLITFEGCIIQMYFYILFASLDDFLLAVMAYDRFVAICHPLHYTVIMNPRLCGLLVLISWIVGVMYSLLQKLMVLQLSFCADFKIPHFFCELNQVLQLACSDTFFNDMVLYFAATLLGGGPFAGILYSYSKIVSCIRGISSAEGKYKAFSTCASHLSVVFLFYCSVLGVHLNPAAPHSSRSGAAASVMYTVVTPMLNPFIYSLRNKDIKGALKRFYEILGRKGQLCWGK; the protein is encoded by the coding sequence ATGGAACCACAAAACATTTCAGAAGTTTCAGAATTTCTTCTCATGGAATTTTCAGAGGCACCTGAGCTGCAGCCCCTCGTATTTGGACTTTTTCTGTCCATGTACCTGATCACTATGTTTGGAAACCTGCTTATCATCCTGGCCACCATCTCAGACTCCCatctccacacccccatgtacttcttcctctccaacctgtcctttgtaGACATCAGCTTCACTTCTACCACTGTCCCAAAGATGCTGTGGAACATCCAGACACAGAACAAATTGATCACCTTTGAAGGCTGCATCATCCAGATGTACTTTTACATACTCTTCGCAAGTTTAGATGACTTTCTCCTggctgtgatggcctatgaccggttTGTGGCCATCTGTCACCCGTTGCACTACACGGTCATCATGAACCCCCGACTCTGCGGTCTCCTGGTTCTGATATCTTGGATCGTGGGTGTCATGTACTCCTTGTTACAGAAGTTAATGGTGTTGCAGTTGTCCTTCTGTGCAGACTTCAAAATACCccactttttctgtgaactcAATCAAGTCTTACAACTTGCCTGTTCTGACACCTTTTTTAATGACATGGTATTGTATTTTGCAGCTACCTTGCTGGGTGGCGGTCCTTTTGCTGGGATACTTTACTCTTACTCTAAAATAGTTTCTTGCATACGTGGAATCTCATCAGCTGAGGGAaagtataaagcattttccacctgtgcatctcacctctcagttgtctttttattttattgttctgtCCTAGGAGTGCACCTTAACCCTGCTGCTCCCCACAGTTCAAGATCAGGTGCAGCAGCTTCAGTGATGTACACAGtggtcacacccatgctgaacccctttaTCTACAGTCTAAGGAATAAAGACATAAAAGGGGCTCTGAAGAGATTCTATGAAATATTAGGTAGAAAAGGCCAACTCTGTTGGGGGAAATGA